The Macadamia integrifolia cultivar HAES 741 chromosome 3, SCU_Mint_v3, whole genome shotgun sequence genome segment GCTCTTTTTCTACCTTTTTAATCTTGGGCTTCATGGTTACCACCTCTACAATCGGTTCGGATTTTCaacttagatttgattatcatCTTTTCCCCACCTGTATTTTCTCTCTACTGGTCCGATGCACTGTATCTCTATGAAGCTTGAAAATAAGTGGAAAGTTGCTTGTAATTTCAtgctttttctattttgttttccttACAACTTCTGGGTTATTTTGCTTTTTTAAGGGGAAGGGCTTGTCGATCATTATTTTAAGGATCTTGTTGTCTATGGGTTTTCACTGGATTTAATAGTGCTTCTACCCCCCATCCTTCACTCAAACTGAAACTTGAGTGTCCCTGCTCACTGCTAGGTCTTCACTTTTTCGCGAGTGGCTACCATCTTCCCCCCCTTTTTACTGTCGTCATTTGGTATCTTCTCTCCCGTTGTCCCTTTGGATATAGAATTTCGGCCCCCTTCCGTTTATGTGAGATTTCTTCTCGTCGGAGACTTTTGTTACTGATCCTTCTCCTCCTTGATCCATTTGACGgggtttttttccccttcctgtTGGGGGCGTTCGGAGGTTGTGGGTTTACTTTTATCATATGGATCTGGTTCTCTTGTGGGAAATTTCTATGGTTTCTGGCGAGTGTGCTCTCTTAGTTCGGATATTCTTTACTTTGTTCTTCTGGGTTTCGCCACATAAAATGACGTTCCTGCGGCACCATTGATCTTGGTCTCACATCACAACTATTGGTTGCTTGGTTTGGtgggttttgttttgttggGGTTAATCTTTGTTGTGTTCTCCTCGATTCATGGGCGTCGAAGGGACTGCTATAGTGTCATGAGTTCGGAAGTCCTTAGAGGCTTCCCTTACCTCCACTCCTTAGCACATAAAATAACGTTCTACAAAAGTCTCTAGAACCCATGTTTTGagcttcttatttttttttatttcttttctattttcgtTTCATCTGGGTCGTTTCTGAAACTcgcgaatttttttttttcttttggtttgtgTTTGTTATCTGTTGCTTGCAGGATAAGTGATGGAGAGAAAGGGACTGTTTCTTTATGGGGTTTtgatcttcttttctcttttggcaggaagtggtggtggtggcggtgtaGTGGTAAGGCTGGTAGTGTTTGGTTTGGAGGTCTGAGGCCTTTGTTATGCTGGGGACGAAGTCTACGATAAGGGCGAATCGTAGCCAAAGCACTCTTGTGACTGTTGCCAAAACAGCACAAGAAGAGGGAAGTTTTTCTGCCGATGTTATCCGTCGAAAACCCTCCAGATCCCTCATGTTCTGGCAAGATTTCGCATCTGAAAACTGATGAAAGGGCTTCTGATAGGCGTGCCTTGCAAGAGGCAGATCTGCTAAAAAAGAAGCATCTTGGTGATACTGTTAGTAATAATCAGCTCCCCAAGTTCTCTATAAGGTATATcgtctcttctttctttctgtaaATGGTGTTGGTATGCTTTAATTCTTCCATACTTGGCTTCAAATTTGATGCCATCAACTCCTCCCACATCTAGTTCTCTTTTCCCCTCACCCCCCTCCCCTTCTCccgaaaaaggaaaaaaaagaaaaagaaaaaaaagaaacagaaaaaaaaaggccccATCCCACTTCACTCCGAGAGATCTATCATCCTAAAATTTCTTCATCGAATCAAGTCGGATCTACATCCTTGCTTCATTTTGGAAGGATTTCCGTCATTCTCTCGCAGTTTGCTATCGggatttctcttctctctctcccccgtAGTCTGATGATTTTTGTTCATTCCTGAGAGGGTTCATTCGAGTTCTCATTGGAACATAAAATTATGCGGCTTTATTATATGTTGGACTTACTCTACCACACTCCAgcaatttctctatttttaacTTTATTCCTGATTGATTGATGGCTTCTCTAGTCCTTGAGCTTAAAATTTCGAATGAATTTCGGACTTTCTTTGTAGGTTCCTTCCAAGAGAGTTCGGTACTTGAGTTCTTCTGCTGCTTAGCTTTCGTAGCATTTAGTCTTCTTCCGTTTTGACTCCAGATTATTTTTTTGTGCTGCAGAGATTATGTTTTTGCAAATCGGAGCAAGGATATTTGTGCCAACTGGCCTTTTCCGAAGCCGTATTTGCAACTTTGCTTGAACCATGGAATCAAGGATCCGTTGCCACCATTTGACACTCCTGATTCTGTAAGAAAACGGTGTTCCAGCAAGGCTTCTCTAGGATCcgatcaacttggaagaaaatgTGTAGGGGAAGTTGGTTCACTTGGGAGGGAAAACGCTATTGATCTACGTGGGGATTCTTGTGCACCATTTGATCCATCGATTTTAGGCTCTGCAGATGAAGTTCCATTTCTAGTACAGGAGCAGCAGAAGGTAACGGTTTCCAAAGAAGTTGATTTGTACCAACCGGAGACGGGTTTGGATCAATGTGAAGATGGAAATAGCCCATCAAAGGTGAAGAGTCATGCCCAACTCGGGAGTGAGTCATCTCCGACTAGTAGGTTCCCTTTCTCAGACCCAGAAGCTAACACTTTGCCAGAGGACTCGGTAGAACTTGAGGTTGCAGAACCTTCTTGCACTTCCCCCAAGCCTGGAATAGCAACTGAACCAAAGGGTAAGAAGTGCAGATTGATAGTTAAATTGGGTAGCATCTCTAATTTCGGTAACACCGAAGACCACACATTGAGCACTACTACTATATCAGACTCCATGGCTTCAAAAGTTTGCCCTGTTTGCAAGACGTTCTCATCTACTTCAAACACCACATTGAATGCTCATATTGACCAGTGTCTTGCTGTGGAATCCACTTCCAAGTTGACTGTCAATTCTAAACTAAGCAAACATAGCGTGAAACCGAGGAAAAAGAGGTCAATGGTGGACATCTGTGCATCCGCTCCACGTTGTacccttgaagatcttgataGGAGGAATGGCTCAAATTGGGCTGCAGATTCAAGCATGCCTTCTGGAAATGTCAAAGTTCGCACTGAAGGGAAAAAACAAAGGCTGTTTCACATGTCTCTTGAGGACAATGACAATGAAGAAGATGGTGCAGTCTATTTTGATTCTAATGGCACAAAGCTTCGGATTCTTTCTAAATTTAAGGACCCACCGTCATCAACAGTTGGAGAGGATTTCAGACACAGGAAGCATATGAAAGATGGTAAAGATACCAAGAACTTTTCTACCGTAAAGAGAAGACATCTTGCACCCAGACATTCCAAGTTCCCAAAACTAAAGCCTCAGACTGAGTCACTCCCTCAAAATCCAGATAGGGCTGAGGTACTTCACTCTTGCTTTTCTCTATTGTTATTTCACTCTGATAGATTATTAATTATAAATATGGGAGTTAATGATGTTCTCCCCTTTTGACCGGTTCGAATTTATCCGAGTGAAGCACCAACATTTCTTCTgctaattcttttcttttgagcaTGATGTTTAACCTTGCTGAACAAGTGTGTCCTTTGGGTTTCCATAATTATGATAAGACAAAATCATTTTCAAcaccttttttcttatttggtttGAACCTTTTCTTGAGTACATCTGTTTCCAGATTcatgttatttctttttatgttaGGCTTTCCAAAAAGCAAGGGCATTATAATATCCATTTAAGTGCTTCTAATTGCATTTGCACTATTATGGCAATTCAGTAATATGGTTGCTTTGTTGTTGATGAACAGATATGTGAGGCCGCAGGAGGGAATTATGGGATGGAGGCAAGTCTCAAGAAAAAACAATCTCTTTCTGAACTCCTGAAAGTTCATGATAGGATCAAACCCAGTGAGTCAGGTGCTGTAGGACGGTGGGTATGCTCCAAACGAACTGGGCTGTCAAAGAAattttgtggccaaggtggCAGTCATATTCCTCACTGTTCATCACTAGCGCCGATGGATCCACTGAATGAAACTGATCAATCAAACTTAAGTAATTCTTCTATGGAGAGGAGTCATATTCAATTACTTCCAAACTCATCTGAAGATCCCATCTCTTCTCTTAAAAGCAAGAAGGTAGGAAGTCTCTTATATGGAGCCCCAGACATTGTCAATAGAAAGAAATCTTCAAAACTGCGAGCTGGTGATCTTAGTCAATTGAGTAAAGGAAGCACTTCTTCTAAGCTTGATGGATGTGTGCTGAAGCtttcaagatcttcaagaaaGCATGCTGCTTCATCACGAAGCATGGGAGATGAGTTTCATGCAGGCCCAGTTAAAAGCTCTGATGGTTTGCCCAAGATgacatcaaaatcatctaggaCTTGTCATCTTTTGTCAGAAAAAGGCAAGAATTCCACTTGGAGGAAGAGAATGTTGTTAGTTGGGCCAGCGTCTCCCATATCTAGAGTTAATGACAATGAAAGTCATTTCATCCTTAAGAAGTCTCGGATGCACAGATCCGTAGCAAAAACAGTGGATCAGGTAAAAACATTACCTTCTAATTTGGATGAAGAATATGATCAGGGACATAATTTTTCTGAACATCAATCTGGATGTGTAAGCCAAATGGAAGAGACCCATAAATTAGACTGCTCAAGCAATGTTTTTGAGACTGAAACAGGAGTGATCACAGATAGGGCGACTCTGGCCAAAGTCAAAGCACTTGAATCTGGAGAAGGAAGACTTGTTGTAATTGCCTCAGAAAGGGAAAAATCAATAGCCTTTGGTAATTTGCACTCAGTACCCAATTGTTGTGGTCTTAATCTGGCAGCAACTGCAGATTCTCAAGTTAAACGTGGTTGTTGCTGCTGTAGAGAGAATGCACCTGATATGTTTGCTGGTCAAGAACCTGGTACTGAGGGTACTTGTATTTGTGAGAAGGATACTGTTATTAAGCTTTCCCTGGAGAAAGCTGTGCGGAGCTCCACTATTAGTTCAAGCAGAAACTTCTCTTCAGAACCCCATGAGTTCAGTAATTATTCTGATATCTGGACCAATAATTTTCCATCTAATGAAAAACATAGAAGACTTATATGTGGCACCAAAACACATGGACCAACTGAACTATGTTTTGATGATGATCCGGAGATGGATTGGGGGGATAAAGTTGGTAGTTGTAATATTGGAAAAAATACTCATTCAGGATCAGATGTGGGTCCTAAGGTTATAGTTGAAAATGTTGAAAACTCACTTTCTGAAGTTGATGTAATACCAATCCCAGGACCACCGGGATCATTTTTGCCAAGTCCTGGGGGTTCGGAAGTTCTCCAGGAGAGCTCATCACTTACTTCAAATAGGGTTCTATCTTCTCAAGACATGTATGTTCTAACCGATAGAGACTCATCAGGATCTCCTGTTTCTGCAACCTCTGCCATTTCTCATCCTCCCATGGAAGGAACTGATGTAAAACATTTGGAGCAAGAGTTGGTTGCAAGATCTGCAATTCAAGACAGGGTTTCTAACATGTCATATCATAGCACCAAGCCAATAGTAAGGGATACGGCAACATTTTCACGTATGATGAGTGTGGATGAAGCAGAAAGAACCAATTTTGGAAGAGAGAATGTAAAGTTCACTGTGATCTCTCCATCCAAGGGGTCACTGGAATATTCAGCTGATCAGACATGCTGTTGCTCAAGGAAGGAGGGTGCATCTTGGGGTAGTGTCCTGATGCATGAAGAATCAAATTTCCCAGGTCAACCAGCCACAATTCCTGCCAAGGTAAAGCATCTGAGTAGGAATCAAAGTACCCGGCCCGAAGTGCTTGCTTCTTCTAGCATTTGCCCGAGTTCGAAAAATATTGATGAGATGATGCCCCCCATCCTGGAATTGCCTAAAAGTTCTATTGCTATGAAAAATTCTCATGCAGCTTCTGTGAACTTCCCAGGTCCCAGTGATTCCTATTCTGCTACTCCATCCTCTCATGTTCATCCTCAGACTACTACTCATCCTGTTCTTAGGTTGATGGGCAAGAATTTAACGGTGGTAAACAAAGATGAAGACGCATCCATAAAACTTGGGGAGTTCATGCCAGGGGCACCAAGTGGCAGTCCAAATGCAAACTATTTGACTCTTCTTGGGTACTCTAATGTCAATGTCCCCAATGAGGACTGTGTTTCAATTTATCGTGCAGCCCGAAAAGGTACCGTTTGTTATGATGTTGGTTTACCAAATGGATTCAAAAATCTTGGTAATTCTGAGACACACCAAAAGGTCATCCTTCCACAAGGTGTAAATTTTTCAAACATGCATATAGGAGGGTCTGCAGGATCTTCATCGCAGCATCGTGTGTTGCCTCAAGAAAAGTGGTTGAATAGCCAACCAAGTCCCCCATTTACTCATGTGGATAGAGTTGGTTCTTCTCCGCACCTCCAACATCGGGGTGTTGTTCCTGCCACTGAAGCTATTTCCAGTCCCATTCAAGAGGTGATAATCATTGATGGCTCTCCAGAAAATGATGCTGATTCAAGAATGTGTAATGCAAAAAACAGCGAGAATTTAAGGGGGAGCCAGCCTTCTCCAGTGGGTATGCCAACTTCAACTGCACCTACTTCTCATTTGGGACAGGTGAGTCCATTTCCTTGCTTTCAGTCACGGAATGATCATATGCAGAGGGAACCACCGGTAAGGACTAAGCCCAGTTTTCACGTATCATGCCCCGGAGGAGTAGATGCAATCCCTGTGAAGTGGAaaggtaattttgaaggttccGGTGCGCTATTGCAGGGTCCTGTCTTTGCTCCACAAGCTCGACGGGTTGTCTGAAACCTTGAGCAAAGCACTATGACTGGGCTTTTCTGTGCTGGTCCTTTAATCAGGAGTAATTGTTCTTGCATCCTTGATTGCATTTACAGGACTGACCGGGTGAAACTTGTTGCTCAGCTGCTTTGTTGGAATTTTGAGCTTGTGCAGTGCTCCTGGCTGTGTGACAAAGAGTGCAGGTTCTTACATGTTGTTATTTTCTGGGAAGGGGGCCTGCCTGCAAAATCTTAGCATACAAATGAACATCTGTAGAGGGTTTGTATTTATTTTGATCTGTTGACTGTTGGGTGAGACATAAACAGTTTTTGAGGCCGCTGACTGCAAAATTGCAGTCATAAGCTTAACCCAAGAGTAAGCGATGCTATGTTTTTGAATAATTTAAGATACTTTCCCAATGTGATGGAAATTTAAAgagtatatttttatttatcaagaGGGGAAATTGAGAATTTTGATCAGGTTCTCAAGTATCTTCATGTCCTACTTGTCAACCAACAGTTCTAAGTGGGTTATATTTGAAGTTCATACATACATATTGGACTCTGTGTGTTGTATGTGGTATGTAGCATGGATCGTCCAATAATTGGAGTTGGCTTTGAAGTGGATGGAATTCGGTAAGAGTAGGCCGGAAACTTAATTAAAAAATGGaataaggaagaaaagaatggaTTTTCACAGGTCTTCGTTGGTTCCTTGAAATCAGGTAGACATGATTTCGAATCTGATATAACCGTTGGTGGAAGGAAACTGGGAAGGGATTCTTGGTATCGAAAACAGGGAGGGAGAGCTAGCTGCTCGTATAGTGAAGTGTACGGAATCCGAAGTTGACCCAGGGCAGTATGTAATCCGTATTTCCTATTGGTATGCTCACATATATCACCACCATCCACCTTCCGGTGCATAAGTACATGACCACctcaagtgaaaattttcatttctattttttttaggaTTGAGTTTTCTGAAGGCAATGATAAATGGGAATCTTATTACTACTGTCCGTCTGGGCCACGGGTCTGATGttgtgaaggaaaatttttccttcttttaatgttGCTTTTCTGTAATGGTAAATTCCACCccaagaaagtttttttttttcttttattttcaatattcATTTGATGTTGGGGAACGTGCATTGCATGGAGAACGGTGGACACTTTATTTAAGTGGATGGAAGACGATGATGACTACCGACATATACGCACCCTACTAGCAAGTATTGTAGTCTGATCCCCCGAATTCTCCACTAATCGCATCTTTATCAACGTTTGTGTATTCTTATATTTTTCAACCATCAATCTtatttcatgagagagagagaaagagagagagagagagagagagagagagagagagagagagagagggaaaaaaatgtaTGTGCATGCACCTGGCTAGCTAATTCTGAGAGATTTACATATTTTACCACTACCTAGTTGgtgaattaattttttattgaaacataGCATGTTAGGCTGGGGAGAGAGTGGCAAATAGTAGGGCCGGCTAGGCGGAGGCGGCGGTGATGAGAAACTTAAACTCATGAAGAGTAGAGAGTGATCGAGGACGATGAGGCCATCCTAAATAACTTTGGCATATAGATAGAAAGTGATGCGCATGTGCTGGCACTTGCACTTGGCAATGGCACAACGTACGTAAGGAAGGAAGGCCTTCATTCCCTGATCGATGAACACACTAGTTCCAAATATATATCCTCCTATCTAGCTCCTAAGAGTTGAGATCGAGTTGATAATTTTAAAACAGGAGGGCTTTGTCAATTTCATCGTGTGAATGATCATCCTATTCCTATCCATCTTGtggccccagccccagccccagccccaaaTATCCCATCACTTTTATTTGTCATCGCATCCTCTCCACCAACTGATGCTTCAATCACTTTTTgattagaaaaatatatatttttaaggtTCTGTATCCTCAAGTGTTAAAATGTGTGTCTGTATCTGATTGGAAGAAATAATTGTTAGAAAATAGTCAAATCCTATATATGAGTTAACTGGAGTGTACTAACCCAACTACAATTCAATCCGTGCAACCAAAGATGTATAAACCCAGATGGATGGATATCTTGCCACTCtccatcttttttatttctaaataaTATTCATAAATCAGTTGgagtatttatttttattattattattattattattattattattattattattattattactattactattcAGGCAACAGTTTCACCTGATTTGATCAAACTAGATCACTCACACTTAATATGCATAATCCTGctgttactatttttttttgtgggtatAAGATATTTGAGTGCAAATCAGGTTCTCATAAAAGAATCATTCTTGTATAATGTACAATTTTGATccacacacatggaatccagCCTTGTTAATTCTTGTATGAGAAATATAATTTTGTTCCACACATGAAATCTAGTCTTATTGATTCTCGGatgaaaaatacaattttgatccACACACATGAAATCCAGTCTTGTTGATTCGCGTACGAGAATTACCTGATCCATCTTCAAATACTATTACTGAGTTTAATGAATCAAATTCTGCCCTGGGTATCTGATCGATCAATTCCATTCTAAGTTGTTAAGCACAACAAGAAAAACGGCCAattcaattaattaattaatgagtaATTCTTTGACTTTCATCTTCTCTCCCGGGCCCCACCCTACTACCCTATCTAGTTTCATTGTGTTAAGAATCTAGTTTCATTGATCAGGCATGAATATTGAATATGGTCATCTGTACCCTTTCCGTCCCCACTATCAAGTGTGAACACATACGATATAGTTTcttatattaattattttaataagtattattattaatatgGCGAATTGTTATTATTCTCACAAAGGTACGAATGCTATCcttctttttaatataaaataaacgTTGAAATACCAAATTAATTAGATATTGATTTTAATTAAACCTAGCTTCTCGATCCGGTGTAGTCAGCAGTGCAGTAATATTATATATCACAAGATTGATGCACATTCCCTAAGACTAAGTCGATGATACTGTAGGGGGTAGGGGGTAGGGGGTAGGGCTGTGCATGACCAcaatatatatatgagaaagaATCTACATGTCATACCAAATAGTTGTcctgaaaaaaaaagtatcatttATGAAGGACTCATAAATTCAAAGTTAGAGAGTCAAATAATAACCCATGTGATTGAAAAATTGCACTACAGTGGCACATTGGGAAAgttatttcctttgttttttagAAATTAATTCACACTTTACATTTCACATGTATGTATGATTTGAGGTATCAATCTCAGATCGGTCAATCTTGATACATGGTCAATCTTATATCATCGAGAATTTGGATTTGTTGTATGTAATATGTGAGGATCCAACTCTTGTCCCTATCACTTCCATACATACTCTTCTTCACCCCCTCTTTATAGCATAAAAGTGGATCAAGTTTTATAACGACAAATGTATGTAAAGAAGATCAAAAACTCCAATATCCATGGTATATTGATACGGACCAAGTATAGAAGTATAGAAAAAAACtattcaaaagaaaaaccaggggtaaaaatgtctGATAACGCGAGTCatgactgatttttttttcggTCGTGGACTTAAACCATGGTTGCATGCTAGCTTGGAGCAGGTCTAGGCCCGTCCTGTTATGGGTTTCAACAGTTGTCAGTTTTATCAACTCCTCCCCCTTTATACTTCCATTCTCTACTTGTAATATGCTCTAATTAattacaaactcatcatcacAAAATGTTGAAATTAATTAGTGAGACAACGTGTGGGCCCCAAAGAAAGTCGTTGTAGACTATATAGTAGTAGTGAATGAAGGGTCTGATGATGAACAAGGAAGgaacacgagagagagagagagacatagaaTATAATATTAAGACAAGATATATAAGATGGCAGGTTCGGTTCAATTTAGTtgagttgatgatgatgatcatctATTCATCTCTCAATGGAACTTGAGGCTGGTGAGAATGTTGTTATTGACAGGGTCAGCCAAATGGTCTAACAGGTTCTGATACGGACCAACTCCCGTAACGAGTCCTTGTATGAAGTAACCCAATATGGCCAACATCGCCAGCCTTCCATTCTTTACCTCCTTCAACTTCAGCTCCTTCATCGCCTTCTCGTCCTTCGTCCCCAGCCCCAGCGGGTTGAATAACGGGCCCCCCGGGTAGGCCGGATCCCCAGACCCACCTAGGTACTTCTCAAACCCCAGAAAGTACTGCTTACCCATCGATCCGGGATTCGCCCAGTCCTGGAATCTCCTGTGTTCCGCAAAACCCATCAGTGCCATCTCAAACACGAACAGCGTGTACGGGTCCGCCCAGTAATTGTATGTCCCTGCCGGCGGTATCACCCCTGTCTTGAACCAAGGCAGTGCCGTCTCCTCCGGTATCAGCCCCAGTTTCCCTAGTATCTCCGGTGCAATGGCCCCTACCGCTCCCAACATCGCGTACCGCCCGTTTATGACCTCTCCATACGACAGCCATTTCGGTTCAAAGAATCCGCCTGTACCTTCTGGGTCCGACAGCCCCAGAGGGTCGAATCCGTAGTCACCCGGGAGGCTGCTCATTTAATCATTTATCAACATTAATAGCAATTCATCATTTTCTCCTTATACTACTTTTTTTTCCACAGAAACTCAACAAATTAAACTATTTTCATATCCActttggagtgttttttttctccttaaaccaaaaagtattattttatttatttattattatttttttgaaacagaagcttttttttttttttaatttttattttatcttctaggtaaaaaaaaaaaaaaaaaaaaagggcaataacTGCACAATTAATCCATAAAATTCatgaggaaaataaaataaaattgtagaTGAAGAAGGAAGGAACCAGAGGTgtttgaagtcctaaatttccCAAGTTTAATCAAAGAGTCAATTATTAGTTAGTATTCACTTTAACCAAGGTTATGAATCCTGAGTTCAATTACCTGCCATCTAAGTATGAAAGACTCTGCTTGGATGCAAACCAGAGCTGTCTGTCTGCTCCTTGCTGCAAATTAAACgcaaaaagagaaattaaagatgaGGGCATGCATGTTGACAATGATAATCGAAATTTCTTTACTTTAAAGGTAGAAGGAAATATTTCCCTCATCCCCTCTCTTATTATGAAACAGAGAAAAAATAGCTGGCAGTGGAATCTTATTATAGAGTACATCATTGATTTAGttaaagagaaggaggagactAACCTTGACTGGAGGTGTAGAAGCTGCTCTTACAACAAACGAAGACTTCcttgaggaggaagaagaggaggaggaggccgACCCACTAGGAAGGGTCCTTGCCCCCAATAGTTGTCTTGCTGCGTCCATAGAAGATGTGAGAGAAGAAGACACCAGGGCCTGTGTtgccatcttcttctttctttccctgcTTGCAAACTTTGACGATGTGATGGAAAGATCCAAGGAATTGAAATGCAaccagagaagcagagaagagaaATAGATGCTGGATCAGGGGTTGTGGGGCCGAGACCCGAATTCGTGTGGTTGTTGTGAGGTTCGCGAGGGCTGAGTGGCTGAAACTTAACAAACAACGTTCAAATAAAAATCTGGGCCGAGATGAGGTGTCGTCAATCTTGGAGATTAGATGTGATCTGAGTCGCCCAACAGACGACTGCCGCGTGGCCATTCCAAGATAAGTGCTGTGCGTATGGTGATTGGTGAGCCATGGGCCCTTCCTTGGGTTTTACAGGATTCTCACAAATTTCTAAGCTTTCTGGCGAACCACGTGTCAAATATCTCAGCAATGACATTTCGTACGATATGCAAATGCAGAAATTTTGGAGAGTCATCATACACAGAACCCACCCAGGGGGTGGGGCCCGGCGTcacaatttatttattatttatgtgACTCTCACTCAGTCTCTGGCCATTACCATGGAAATTATTATTTGGTAGCTCTTTTTTTCTGGACTGCATCTCCATCTGGAAATCTATACATTGCACCTCAAATACCAACCAATGGTCTTCATTTGTCTGGTTTTAATCAAAGTAGGGTGCTTgtcaaataataaaataaagataaaatggTCGTGatacgtgcagaaaaataggaatgtaGAATGTCCAGAGCCGATGAAtattcacgtaagtgatatgattgacacctgttaaatatgttaattctgctaacagagttgtaactgtttacaactctgtttaatattattaatattaaataataataataaatcccaatataagcggacttcTCATTTGATTCggcttagaaatctcgatcatctctctctccttgctttgtctttaaggttgttccttctttcttcttcctttttcagtgctctccagtctagttgaagttttgtttgcCAATCTCACTAAAGATTTgtatccatggtaaattctcataggttaataatatctacctaataagtaataataaaatcctagatattcaacagctttgtttacttttttaattcaaatttgtcctctTCCATACATTCAAGTTTTACCGttcaaatcccttccctgatgattaatatgtaaacatggtatttggatatgtgtggccaagtctctcatatgcgcagtgcctgaaaatagttatgttgatttttttcttacttcatcttattagaaagagagagagatgatgatgatggcgattgtagaaagaaggaatggcatcgaagaagaagcaaggagagagagagagaattgagatttctcagcagaatcgaaggaggagtctgc includes the following:
- the LOC122073660 gene encoding uncharacterized protein LOC122073660, with product MLSVENPPDPSCSGKISHLKTDERASDRRALQEADLLKKKHLGDTVSNNQLPKFSIRDYVFANRSKDICANWPFPKPYLQLCLNHGIKDPLPPFDTPDSVRKRCSSKASLGSDQLGRKCVGEVGSLGRENAIDLRGDSCAPFDPSILGSADEVPFLVQEQQKVTVSKEVDLYQPETGLDQCEDGNSPSKVKSHAQLGSESSPTSRFPFSDPEANTLPEDSVELEVAEPSCTSPKPGIATEPKGKKCRLIVKLGSISNFGNTEDHTLSTTTISDSMASKVCPVCKTFSSTSNTTLNAHIDQCLAVESTSKLTVNSKLSKHSVKPRKKRSMVDICASAPRCTLEDLDRRNGSNWAADSSMPSGNVKVRTEGKKQRLFHMSLEDNDNEEDGAVYFDSNGTKLRILSKFKDPPSSTVGEDFRHRKHMKDGKDTKNFSTVKRRHLAPRHSKFPKLKPQTESLPQNPDRAEICEAAGGNYGMEASLKKKQSLSELLKVHDRIKPSESGAVGRWVCSKRTGLSKKFCGQGGSHIPHCSSLAPMDPLNETDQSNLSNSSMERSHIQLLPNSSEDPISSLKSKKVGSLLYGAPDIVNRKKSSKLRAGDLSQLSKGSTSSKLDGCVLKLSRSSRKHAASSRSMGDEFHAGPVKSSDGLPKMTSKSSRTCHLLSEKGKNSTWRKRMLLVGPASPISRVNDNESHFILKKSRMHRSVAKTVDQVKTLPSNLDEEYDQGHNFSEHQSGCVSQMEETHKLDCSSNVFETETGVITDRATLAKVKALESGEGRLVVIASEREKSIAFGNLHSVPNCCGLNLAATADSQVKRGCCCCRENAPDMFAGQEPGTEGTCICEKDTVIKLSLEKAVRSSTISSSRNFSSEPHEFSNYSDIWTNNFPSNEKHRRLICGTKTHGPTELCFDDDPEMDWGDKVGSCNIGKNTHSGSDVGPKVIVENVENSLSEVDVIPIPGPPGSFLPSPGGSEVLQESSSLTSNRVLSSQDMYVLTDRDSSGSPVSATSAISHPPMEGTDVKHLEQELVARSAIQDRVSNMSYHSTKPIVRDTATFSRMMSVDEAERTNFGRENVKFTVISPSKGSLEYSADQTCCCSRKEGASWGSVLMHEESNFPGQPATIPAKVKHLSRNQSTRPEVLASSSICPSSKNIDEMMPPILELPKSSIAMKNSHAASVNFPGPSDSYSATPSSHVHPQTTTHPVLRLMGKNLTVVNKDEDASIKLGEFMPGAPSGSPNANYLTLLGYSNVNVPNEDCVSIYRAARKGTVCYDVGLPNGFKNLGNSETHQKVILPQGVNFSNMHIGGSAGSSSQHRVLPQEKWLNSQPSPPFTHVDRVGSSPHLQHRGVVPATEAISSPIQEVIIIDGSPENDADSRMCNAKNSENLRGSQPSPVGMPTSTAPTSHLGQVSPFPCFQSRNDHMQREPPVRTKPSFHVSCPGGVDAIPVKWKGNFEGSGALLQGPVFAPQARRVV
- the LOC122073663 gene encoding chlorophyll a-b binding protein 8, chloroplastic, which translates into the protein MATQALVSSSLTSSMDAARQLLGARTLPSGSASSSSSSSSRKSSFVVRAASTPPVKQGADRQLWFASKQSLSYLDGSLPGDYGFDPLGLSDPEGTGGFFEPKWLSYGEVINGRYAMLGAVGAIAPEILGKLGLIPEETALPWFKTGVIPPAGTYNYWADPYTLFVFEMALMGFAEHRRFQDWANPGSMGKQYFLGFEKYLGGSGDPAYPGGPLFNPLGLGTKDEKAMKELKLKEVKNGRLAMLAILGYFIQGLVTGVGPYQNLLDHLADPVNNNILTSLKFH